One genomic window of Tachypleus tridentatus isolate NWPU-2018 chromosome 12, ASM421037v1, whole genome shotgun sequence includes the following:
- the LOC143235083 gene encoding EEF1A lysine methyltransferase 2 isoform X3, with amino-acid sequence MSGNPNDTEELHSSALGTKNYWQGAYEQELENFIDYGDVGEIWFGEDCVDRLVTWLSTNKNIHQTDPVLDLGSGNGVLLIELAKRGFQNVSGVDFIQSAVELAQSLSMQEGVQVKFEVEDILKAEDSLSTESLLKHKYKVVLDKGTYDAISLSPEDPASKRQCYIDTVDRILDENGFFVLTSCNWTREDLLKHFSKGFIVYSQIPAPVFHFGGKTGNTVTSLLPK; translated from the exons CTGGCAAGGAGCTTATGAGCAAGAACTTGAAAATTTCATTGATTATGGAGATGTTGGAGAAATCTG GTTTGGAGAAGACTGTGTGGATCGACTTGTAACCTGGCTaagcacaaataaaaatattcatcagACAGATCCTGTCCTGGATCTAGGAAGTGGAAATGGAGTTCTTTTAATTGAACTG gCAAAAAGAGGTTTCCAAAATGTCTCTGGGGTAGATTTTATTCAATCAGCTGTTGAACTAGCTCAGTCACTTAGTATGCAAGAAGGAGTGCAGGTGAAGTTTGAG gttGAAGATATTTTGAAGGCAGAAGATTCTCTGTCTACTGAATCTTTACTTAAACACAAGTACAAAGTTGTTCTAGACAAAG GAACATATGATGCAATTAGCCTTAGTCCAGAAGACCCAGCCAGTAAAAGGCAGTGCTACATTGATACAGTTGACAGGATTTTAGATGAaaatggtttctttgttttgactTCATGTAACTGGACTAGAGAAGACTTGTTAAAACATTTCAGTAAAG ggtTCATCGTATACTCTCAGATTCCAGCACCTGTTTTTCACTTTGGTGGAAAAACTGGAAACACTGTGACAAGTCTG ctgcccaagtga
- the LOC143235083 gene encoding EEF1A lysine methyltransferase 2 isoform X2 gives MSGNPNDTEELHSSALGTKNYWQGAYEQELENFIDYGDVGEIWFGEDCVDRLVTWLSTNKNIHQTDPVLDLGSGNGVLLIELAKRGFQNVSGVDFIQSAVELAQSLSMQEGVQVKFEVEDILKAEDSLSTESLLKHKYKVVLDKGTYDAISLSPEDPASKRQCYIDTVDRILDENGFFVLTSCNWTREDLLKHFSKGFIVYSQIPAPVFHFGGKTGNTVTSLFSPE, from the exons CTGGCAAGGAGCTTATGAGCAAGAACTTGAAAATTTCATTGATTATGGAGATGTTGGAGAAATCTG GTTTGGAGAAGACTGTGTGGATCGACTTGTAACCTGGCTaagcacaaataaaaatattcatcagACAGATCCTGTCCTGGATCTAGGAAGTGGAAATGGAGTTCTTTTAATTGAACTG gCAAAAAGAGGTTTCCAAAATGTCTCTGGGGTAGATTTTATTCAATCAGCTGTTGAACTAGCTCAGTCACTTAGTATGCAAGAAGGAGTGCAGGTGAAGTTTGAG gttGAAGATATTTTGAAGGCAGAAGATTCTCTGTCTACTGAATCTTTACTTAAACACAAGTACAAAGTTGTTCTAGACAAAG GAACATATGATGCAATTAGCCTTAGTCCAGAAGACCCAGCCAGTAAAAGGCAGTGCTACATTGATACAGTTGACAGGATTTTAGATGAaaatggtttctttgttttgactTCATGTAACTGGACTAGAGAAGACTTGTTAAAACATTTCAGTAAAG ggtTCATCGTATACTCTCAGATTCCAGCACCTGTTTTTCACTTTGGTGGAAAAACTGGAAACACTGTGACAAGTCTG TTTTCTCCAGAATGA
- the LOC143235083 gene encoding EEF1A lysine methyltransferase 2 isoform X1, with the protein MSGNPNDTEELHSSALGTKNYWQGAYEQELENFIDYGDVGEIWFGEDCVDRLVTWLSTNKNIHQTDPVLDLGSGNGVLLIELAKRGFQNVSGVDFIQSAVELAQSLSMQEGVQVKFEVEDILKAEDSLSTESLLKHKYKVVLDKGTYDAISLSPEDPASKRQCYIDTVDRILDENGFFVLTSCNWTREDLLKHFSKGFIVYSQIPAPVFHFGGKTGNTVTSLVFTKT; encoded by the exons CTGGCAAGGAGCTTATGAGCAAGAACTTGAAAATTTCATTGATTATGGAGATGTTGGAGAAATCTG GTTTGGAGAAGACTGTGTGGATCGACTTGTAACCTGGCTaagcacaaataaaaatattcatcagACAGATCCTGTCCTGGATCTAGGAAGTGGAAATGGAGTTCTTTTAATTGAACTG gCAAAAAGAGGTTTCCAAAATGTCTCTGGGGTAGATTTTATTCAATCAGCTGTTGAACTAGCTCAGTCACTTAGTATGCAAGAAGGAGTGCAGGTGAAGTTTGAG gttGAAGATATTTTGAAGGCAGAAGATTCTCTGTCTACTGAATCTTTACTTAAACACAAGTACAAAGTTGTTCTAGACAAAG GAACATATGATGCAATTAGCCTTAGTCCAGAAGACCCAGCCAGTAAAAGGCAGTGCTACATTGATACAGTTGACAGGATTTTAGATGAaaatggtttctttgttttgactTCATGTAACTGGACTAGAGAAGACTTGTTAAAACATTTCAGTAAAG ggtTCATCGTATACTCTCAGATTCCAGCACCTGTTTTTCACTTTGGTGGAAAAACTGGAAACACTGTGACAAGTCTGGTATTTACAAAAacatga
- the LOC143235084 gene encoding uncharacterized protein LOC143235084, which translates to MASRRCKHSLDVFCYVCDQFIETKAKKYSVTAPAKICEAYKTHFGMLVRDQDKPWTSHFTWEYWKKNLEGESTQNGCNIKEFNTRISKIFRGDRNIRFGGLLGSLECLILSCR; encoded by the exons atggcatcaagaagatGCAAGCATTCTCTAGAcgtattctgctatgtatgtgaccaatttATCGAGACaaaagcaaaaaagtactctgtgacagcgcctgctaaaatatgtgaagcctacaagacacaTTTCGGCATGcttgtcagggatcaagacaaaccatgGACATCTCATTTTACCTGGGAGTACTGGAAAAAAaatctagaag GGGAATCCACACAGAATGGCTGTAACATAAAGGAATTTAACACTCGTATTAGCAAGATTTTCCGGGGTGACAGAAACATCAGATTTGGTGGACTGTTGGGATCTTTGGAATGCCTAATTTTATCTTGCAGGTAA